The Megalobrama amblycephala isolate DHTTF-2021 linkage group LG16, ASM1881202v1, whole genome shotgun sequence genome includes the window TGTAAAGGCTAACAAATGTTTTCCCGTCTGTTGATAGCTCGTCGTCGTACAGAGATCTGGGCCGTGGTGTGTATGTGCCGTACACACAGGGCCGGTGGGAGGGAGAGCTGGGCACTGATCTGGTGTCAATTCCTCACGGGCCCAATGTGTCTCTGAGGGCCAACATCGCTGCAATCACCCAGTCTGATCGCTTCTTCATCAATGGATCCAACTGGGAGGGCATACTCGGGCTGGCCTATGCTGAGATCGCAAGGGTCGGTTCCTGCGGCGTTTCTGTAACACGAGTGCTTGTGCTGTCATCACCTCACAATGCTTAATGAAGAGTCTCTTCTAATCAGGTTTTCCGTCTTTCAGCCGGATGAGACTCTAGAGCCGTTCTTCGACTCTCTGTTGAGACAGACCAGCGTCCCAGACATGTTTTCTCTGCAGCTCTGTGGAGCAGGATTCACCCAGAACTACAGTGCCGGCAGCTCCACTGTAGGGGGCAGTATGGTGAGAGCTGCTGTGAACATGACAAAGAACTAGATCATTTCACTGCAAGAAATGgtttattgaccccaaactgaaattctgtcatttactttaAATGACTGTCTTTCTTCTATGGAAAATGAAAGGAGATTGAGACTGCCAAGCTCTGAAAATAGGACAAGAAtatgtcttttaaaaaaaaaatcataaaaatagtcCATATGATTTGTGTGTTTTGAGGAACAAAAGTGCAGTCATACGAAATTAGTAAAATCTTTGAATCACACACAAATTAAGCGACATACTATAAAAAGGATTTGTTTATTCACAGATTGTCTTTATTCTTTCCAGATCATTGGGGGAATAGATCCGTCCTTGTATGTTGGGGAGCTGTGGTACACACCAATCAGACGAGAGTGGTATTATGAGGTCATCATCGTGCGCATTGAGGTTAACGGACAGGATCTCAATATGGACTGCAAAGAAGTGAGAACAcatcttctgttttttttttttgtttgtttgttttttgctatttattaaaaaagttatcacaggtaaatcaataacatttttacaattttaacaatatttcaagtgtaatttatgagatttgttgtattttgaatccagtctttctttgtaaaagtcataaagtttatcaaactgatttcaaagtgaaggattcattagtttgaataaacattgaaccaaacactataataacatcttagttgatcattcaatatactttatttttaacaaaacatccatgtttcggtcgtgactgcacagtttcagtagtgacagtaatgtgttggtagCGACCGCATCACATGACACAATTTAACTCAcatactaaaacatattaaaatactaatgaATGACATGACTGTagtaaaattttgtttatttcccctcaaataaatgattatgtgTTGCCTTTTTTGGTGTCAATAATGAAACAGACAATTTTAGATACTTTTGAGCCGCTCAAAGATGATATCAATCGTTAACACAGTTATGTTCAgttgtacacacacaaaaactaaattttatgaaataacattcaaaatattttgcttAATTTGCAGAAAAAGGTGTTTGGTAGTGACATTTGATAAAGTTAcacacagattttcagacttctgaacacatttaactcaaAATGATGATCTATCTACTGTGAAAGAGAGGCTGTGAGAGGAATATTTCCTGATCAGAAATGTAGAAGTGtgttaaaatcagtctcaggcaatgactcaaacacacactgtttCAGTAGTGACATGAAATGCAggacacatttttttaagataaagtttaatgatttaaaaataaaatatatatcaacactgcaaaaattatttcaatatcaTTTTCACAAGTTGAAATTTAAGGACTAGGGTTCAGGACAGACACCTCCCAATTGAAAGTAcccaataaatgatgattttatatacatattaatcttactgatattaaatattattgtgagattggtaacactttacaataaggttcattagttaaacggttaatgtattaactaacatgaactaaccatgagcaatatttgttactgtatttactaatcttcattaacattaattaatgaaaatacagttgttcattgtttgttcatgttagttcacagtgcattagataatgttaacaagattttaataatgtattagtaaatgttgaaatgaacaaaaattaataaatgctgtagaagtgcagttcattattatttcatgttaactaatgtagttaactaataaaccttattgtaaagtgttactgtgaGATTCAATACATGATAGAAGGATCTTAGTAAACATCTAAAATTTGAAtacttaaatgctttttaaatgttttttggttGTGGGACAGCAGTTTGCACCAATTCTGTAGAATGGCCCATATATTTTGCATGCCTTTAATGTATAGATCATTTGCACTtggtgtaaatagacactccataATTTATTCTATGACTTATATAGAGGCATatgaatatttacatatttaattgcttatattaattataatttataatataaataatttaaaatatatattatttcattGTATTATGGATGCATATAATGCCACATATGAATTAGCATTAGCAAGACATAGGAGTGCccactgttggacattgttagTAGTGCATTTTAAAGgagcttttttttcttctttttttcaaatgtcAAAACTACAGATAAAGgaacattttatgtattttctctTTGTACTTTCACAGTTggtcatggtttaaaataactgttgttgttgttttttaatattaaacaaagacaaactaACCATTGCTAAAAGCAGACAttcttactgtttttgtttctctctgtctctcagtATAACTATGATAAGAGTATTGTGGACAGCGGCACTACAAACCTGCGTCTCCCTCGTAAAGTGTTCCAGGCTGCTGTAAAGGCCATTGAAGCCGCTTCATCGGTGGGTTTATATAATCTCAGCTGGTCTCATTCTTGAACATGCTAAACTTTTTCAGATTTCTCTCACAGCTGGATTTTTGTCTCCACAGACTGAACAGTTTCCCTCAGGTTTTTGGCTGGGGGAGCAGCTGGTATGTTGGCAGGCGGGCACAACACCCTGGCATATCTTCCCTGTCATTTCTCTCTACCTAATGAGTGAAAATAGAAACCAGTCCTTCCGTATCTCCATCCTGCCACAGGTACCATCATTCTGCTTTCTTCATTCTGTGGCTATGACAGCTTTCTGAATGGTATACTGCTATAAGAGGCTGCTGGGTGATAACGGGCCACACCTTAacctacaggtgctggtcatataattagaatatcgtgaaaaagttcatttttttattgtaaattatttttaaaaattaaactttcatttatactagattccctacatgtaaagtaaaacatttcaaaagtttttttttttttttttttaatttgttgattagagcatacagctaatgaaagtccaaaatccagtatctcaaaataatagaatatttacatctgagtttcattaaatgaccatccctacagtataaattccgggtatctcttgttctttgaaaccacactaatggggaagactgctgacttggcaatggtccatgagacaatcattgacaccctccacaaagagagtaagtcacagatggtcattactgaatgtggtggctgtttacagagtgatgtatcaaagcatattaaatgcaaagtttactggaaggaagaaatttggtaggcaaaggtgcacaagcaacagggatgaccacaagcttgagaatactgtcaagtaaagccgattcaaacacttgggagagcttcacaatgagtcaaatgaagccggagtcagcacATCAAGAtccaccacactcagacatcttcaggaaaaggactgccaagccacttctgaaacagaaacaacgtcagaagcatcttacctgggctaaggagaaaaagaactggacagtgaacagtggtcgaaagtcctcttttcagataaaattaaattttgcatttcatgttgaaatcatggtcccagagtctgaaggaagactggagaggcacagaatccaagctgcttgaagtctagtgggaagtttctgaagttagtaatgatttggggggccgtgacgtctgctggtgttggtccattgtgttttatcaagtgcaaagtcaatgcagccatcttccaggagattttggagcactttatgcttccatctgctgacaagctttatggagatgctgatttccttttccagcaggactttagcatctgcccacagtgcaaaaaccacttccaagtggtttgctgaccatgatattactgtgctttattggccagccaacatgcctgacccctgaatctatgggatattttcaagagaaagatgagaaacagtcgatccaacaatatacagatgatctgaaggctcaatagtgcctcagcagtgccacaggctgatcacttccatgccacacttcactgatgctgtaatttgtgctaggagcaagtcatttgctgtaatatgtgctgccgaccaagtattgagtgcacaaatgaacatactttaaagaacttgaacttttctgttttgaaaatccattttttgattgatcttaggaaatattctaatattttgagatactggattttggactttcatgagctatACGCTCttatcatcaaaataaaaaaaaaaaattaaaaaaaactgttttactttacatgtagggaatatagaatatatgaaagtttcatttttaaaaataatttacaataaaaaaatgaactttttcacgatattctaattatatgaccagcacctgtatataaaGATAACTGATTCAGTTGAAATATGGGTCAGAATGATCAAGTTGATTATCAGTCAGTCCATATTCTGTATACATGCGGCAACAGTTGAATGGATagctcaaccaaaaatgaaaatcctctcatcattttctcaccctcatgtggttTTTGAACCTATATGACTGTTTTTCCTATGGTGAAtcctaattttcatttttgactaTAACTATCCATTTAAGCTCTGCTTTGTGTTGTGCCTATCAAACTGTCACAGAAGCCCTACTATCATACTAGTGCAGAACGTTACTGTGCAGTCAGCATGTGTTCTGAAAGCATGTGATACTtgacaaattaatatatttgctAAAACAGGGGTATCAAAGGAGGGCCACTGttctgcagagttcagctcaaACCctattaaacacacctgaaccagccaatcaagggctgtgtccgaaatcaccccctatacccttaaatagggctgtatttgaggggacagccatctGTAGTCATGtctgaaaccatagtggacgttatcaagtgcactcattcaatgtACCACAATAACGAATGTACAACTGATATACATTCaatggctagagaatacccaaaATGCACTGTGAGAGTCATGCTGAATGAATTCCCGCATCTTGCCAGAAGATGGCGCCTGCAGCTGAATCAATTCATTTTCCAAACTGCTGGTTCAATGTGGCTACagcgtaatatcatacaggtaaAAACTccatttaattgtttaattatggtttatacatgctagttttcatgacagagttcaagataagTCTTTTCATTGCTACTGGAGCTGACCGTATGCTaagattcaaaatattattaaacaacaagcacaaactatgaAAAAGCGGCAGCTCTTCCggctccatcagtgtccgaattcacttACTCATTTCCATTCACTCTCTCAATCCCAGACAGCgacatagtgtcggcccagatccggcccacatctggtccacGTGTAATCCACAtttaccagatgtgggccgcaCTATGTTGCTATCTGAGATATTAGTGGACTAATGtggggaatagtgaatgagggtacaAACACAgccaaggtcttcaggattactagaaacaaAGCCACTTTAAGGCAAGCCTCCAAGAttagcaaaaataataataataataataataatctgctAGAAATGTCCAGGCAGGTGTTTTAGCTGTTTGGAGCTAcattctgcaggacagtggcccttcaAGAGCAGAGTTTGACAGTAATCATGGGATACTGTATCCCACAGTTTAATGCAAGCAGCTGGATCTTTTTCTCTCTATATACAGACATGTTAATAGACACATGTGGTGAGCTGAGAGAgccagagttgagaacccctgTTTAATCGTATGATTAATCATTATCATTACCTTGAGTCACTCTAACATGTGAAGACAAATTTCCCTTGAAACTGCACTATCATACGATTAAAccaggggttctcaactctggcTCGTGAGCTCCACGTTCCtgaagagtttagctccaaccctaattgaATACAGCTAAAAAAAGGCAGGTGAATATGAGGTtgaaggttggagctaaacagCAGGAAAGTTTGATCTTGAGGGCCAGAGTTGTGAACCCCTGGATTAAACCAACAATAGCAAGCTTGACAAGAGCAAgaagtacaaacccgattccaaaaaagttgggacactgtacaaattgtgaataaaaacagaatgcaatgatgtggaagtttcaaatttcaatattttattcagaatacaacatagatgacatatcaaatgtttaaactgagaaaatgtatcattttaagggaaaaataagttgattttaaatttcatggcatcaacacatctcaaaaaagttgggacaaggccatgttttccactgtgtggcatcccctcttctttttataacagtctgcaaacgtctggggactgaggagacaagttgctcaagtttaggaataggaatgttgtcccattcttgtctaatacaggcttctagttgctcaactgtcttaggtcttctttgtcgcatcttcctctttatgatgcaccaaatgttttctatgggtgaaagatctggactgcaggctggccatttcagtacccggatccttcttctacgcagccatgatgttgtaattgatgcagtatgtggtctggcattgtcatgttggaaaatgcaaggtcttccctgaaagagacgacgtctggatgggagcatatgttgttctagaacttggatatacctttcagcattgatggtgcctttccagatgtgtaagctgcacatgccacacgcactcatgcaaccccataccatcagagatgcaggcttctgaactgagcgctgataacaacttgggttgtccttctcctctttagtccggatgacatggcgtcccagttttccaaaaattttgattcgtctgaccacagaacagttttccactttgccacagtccattttaaatgagccttggcccagagaaaacgcctgcgcttctggatcatgtttagatatggcttcttttttgacctgtagagttttagccggcaacggcgaatggcatggtggattgtgttcaccgacaatgttttctggaagtattcctgagcccatgttgtgatttccattacagtagcattcctgtatgtgatgcagtgccgtctaagggcccgaagatcacggcatccagtatggttttccggccttgacccttacgcacagagattgttccagattctctgaatctttggatgatattatgcactgtagatgatgataacttcaaactctttgcaatttttctctgagaaactcctttctgatattgctccactatttttcaccgcagcattgggggaattggtgatcctctgcccatcttgacttctgagagacactgtcactctgagaggctctttttatacccaatcatgttgtcagttgacctaataagttgcaaatttgtcctccagctgttccttatatgtgcatttaacttttccggcctcttattgctacctgtcccaacttttttggaatgtgtagctctcatgaaatccaaaatgagccaatatttggcatgacatttcaaaatgtctcactttcaacatttgatatgttatctatattctattgtgaataaaatataagtttatgagatttgtaaattattgcattccttttttattcacaatttgtacagtgtcccaacttttttggaatcaggtttgtacattttttaatgatatatgaatatgaatagcAAAAACATCAagacaataaaacaacacagaTGTACAGTTGTTCTTTTGAAGCTACACGCATACAGCAGCAGGTCCAGAAGTACATACCAGTAATGATACACTGAGGTTTGACCAGTCTGAGATTATctgcttttttaaataatcttcTTGCCCTCTTGTTGTCTACAACAaccatttatcatttttatcatCTTTAATCGTTTGTGACATGTCCTCCATACACCCcaataggtcgtttgtcacttccctgaaatacgacatTTACAGAAGTTGTGCCGTCAAGCTCAGTTGGTAGAGCATTGTGTTATACGACAACATGCAATCATGCGattgtgggttcgatcccagggaacgcacATGCTTATAaagtagggctgtaacgatatgcgatatgaaaccgaaatcgcgatacgcaggtccacgaacctgtatcgcgatgtgagaaggcagaatcgcgacacaccccttccaactcccagagttatccttcctgtccagatccaatgctaccacatttttaaactactataagtattaggggtgtaacgatttatcgtagatggtgtgtctcaatcagctctctagttcagtaagtgtttcgggcacacaatcttgcaagcaggtttaaacgtttctcatgtcagtctcttgcatggtcgcgtgagaaaagtcgtggctttctttcaccgcagtgcacagcaacagctgtgctcaaagaaaagcaaaagacgcttgcgatgctttgctttaagaagttctgtggggccgttcacatatttcgtcttttccgcgtgcaagtcagttattattttcaaatgtagcctagcggcaggcgcgctcataatgggatcgacgtgcatgcaattctcaacttctcagaatgccgcaagcgcaccgcaggtcgtgtgacaagaatcaaccgatcagctatggcctttccgtaacaaaacatcaaaagctcagccgaacagctgatcatagctgtacatggtggtttttatatcttatctccatcaatatatctcgtagtaaaactaatgcaagggctagaaatcatttatcctttgcagaaacatcctgatcctcttggagagctcagttcatggttgcatagcaacgaccgacgccaccgGAGcacaagcgctttggaaagaaggagaagcggtgcggccgcgccttccacgcgtttttagacgcgatatgtgaacggcccctattcataattctaagttcatgttaaatttaacatttttttcagtgacagacagccctattcaactgttaatttgaatacatcaggtttttattaaaattttatatttatttattttattgaaatgtgatcttgtatgtacaaggaaaattattgaaatttgttaatgtttttttaataaatcttgtttgaatttcagtttcattttgttcaaaatatcgtgatacgtatcgtatcgtgaactccgtatcgagatacgtaccgtatcgtgacctgagcgtatcgttacacccctattataaagtgtatatgcaccaTAAATCACTTTCCAACAAATCTGCCAAATGCAAAATTGAAAATGAGTTtcgctaaatggaaataggacaaatggcgagtgcaaaaaaaattaacacgcattttgattggtaacgacgcTCATAGACGTAAcatgacactgtcattatttttacaccagctagagggcgcatgactttaaaacgtaaatataggttgtaataaggtgcttgaaaaaacaacctatagggtcgttttttGGAGGACGACAGTCTCAAACGCATATATATGTAGCTGATGTGTGTCTGTCTCTCTCGGGTCTCTGCAGCAGTATCTGAGGCCGGTGGAGGACGTGGCCTCAGCACAGGAGGACTGTTATAAATTCGCTGTGTCTCAGTCGAGC containing:
- the bace1 gene encoding beta-secretase 1 isoform X1; the protein is MKVPLLFLYSWAFVALLPVTSSAGSSGSVLLRVPLQQGPLSQPAAPRVPSRAARTRRGVPVMNFVNMIDNLRGKSGQGYYIEMAVGTPPQKLNILVDTGSSNFAVGAAAHPFLHRYYHRSLSSSYRDLGRGVYVPYTQGRWEGELGTDLVSIPHGPNVSLRANIAAITQSDRFFINGSNWEGILGLAYAEIARPDETLEPFFDSLLRQTSVPDMFSLQLCGAGFTQNYSAGSSTVGGSMIIGGIDPSLYVGELWYTPIRREWYYEVIIVRIEVNGQDLNMDCKEYNYDKSIVDSGTTNLRLPRKVFQAAVKAIEAASSTEQFPSGFWLGEQLVCWQAGTTPWHIFPVISLYLMSENRNQSFRISILPQQYLRPVEDVASAQEDCYKFAVSQSSTGTVMGAVIMEGFYVVFDREHKRIGFAVSTCHVHDEFRTASVEGPFHGVDLEDCGYNVPQTDESTLMTIAYIMAGICALFMLPLCLMVCQWRFTRCLHPLGAGDFSDDISLLK
- the bace1 gene encoding beta-secretase 1 isoform X2, which produces MKTRGHDTNHRHSVIHIPMIQPYRQRWMKQRSHIVKGWTAAQTGGTEVHMLISTALLCSSHCPASGTAWPEQTELNILVDTGSSNFAVGAAAHPFLHRYYHRSLSSSYRDLGRGVYVPYTQGRWEGELGTDLVSIPHGPNVSLRANIAAITQSDRFFINGSNWEGILGLAYAEIARPDETLEPFFDSLLRQTSVPDMFSLQLCGAGFTQNYSAGSSTVGGSMIIGGIDPSLYVGELWYTPIRREWYYEVIIVRIEVNGQDLNMDCKEYNYDKSIVDSGTTNLRLPRKVFQAAVKAIEAASSTEQFPSGFWLGEQLVCWQAGTTPWHIFPVISLYLMSENRNQSFRISILPQQYLRPVEDVASAQEDCYKFAVSQSSTGTVMGAVIMEGFYVVFDREHKRIGFAVSTCHVHDEFRTASVEGPFHGVDLEDCGYNVPQTDESTLMTIAYIMAGICALFMLPLCLMVCQWRFTRCLHPLGAGDFSDDISLLK